The following are encoded together in the Vanrija pseudolonga chromosome 7, complete sequence genome:
- the mug190_1 gene encoding Meiotically up-regulated protein, with the protein MSATEAPTAQPPGDAAAPSAPSVPSKSGGAHGEAASASTHPSPAPKTPERRSAPARDSLSPLTTSTSASKSKPITQFPELPAAPPSYRLGNGYSAAFKVPTVAAYHEQQKQHEADADEYARIMEARAAELGARAAAAGGGGSDESAAPSRASLDSSHSLRQSTGSGSRDSWLRRRRRSSVGPVSPTSAKQEKERLMQQMNAAHEKPTDRLKKARKGERRVRDPITGGEIIVKDADPRDFDVTKTATRGGNVLYNAYPPPSPVSQEEIANKFQLLQYAAIGGMAVLWLFVAFGSGFRAFFWRSVVVGAFGFAFVTAISVLGRGIDRDLEKVRVDLSRARGEAFSPPMPESVEWLNGLIKLVWGVIDPQMFVPLADTVEDILQQSLPGFVDAVRITDVDQGSNPLRLTSIRALPDMHTDQEWPRTEWIDQGAGEPMTDTTGKEIKEDQTGDYYNFECSFSYAALPGQGAQERAKNIHMLIEFFLGVYDWFHIPIPIWIQIEEIVGVVRLRVQFIPEPPYVRLVTFALCGVPAIDVSAVPLSRHLPSVLDLPFISSFVKSGIAAGTSELSVPKSMTLNLKDMLSGAQVGDTRSIGVFVVKIHYCEGLSAQDNNGFSDPYIVLAYANYGRPLYSTRIIMEDLNPVFEETAFLPLTMDEVRGKESVCLMLWDSDKLSADDLVGRVQVEVEELMKHPNQMFDRTDGLKGFEDSNEMPGKLMWSIGYFEKAPLDPSLQRAPTPEEAKAQVVERTPTSKEMHPYDAAPNPAKEDLPPPAPDLTKTRPDPKWPSGVLSIVLHQVNNLERQHLEGKSGKEREGEAGQDTDDPSEQTENLPSGYGEFIVNDELIYKTRVKQYAINPYFEAGTEVFIRDFTTTEVRVVIRDSRLREHDPILGVVNVFLSDIFADCSSVTRMFSITDGVGFGKANISFAFRGMQMSIAPELRGWDTGTLVVSNARLKIDTKKFEKLDVRETSLKLITAEVTETMSKRQSAVEGGDTVVWDLEQVHLPIYHRYQSSILFEFGNTGLRSLFGLRQPGAFSVFWIQDIVDDTPTDIELPVIVSNHTKCLKWNYINDETAKHHEYEVIGTLKVRMEYTSGLDNSHEKLRLGQSRRHALEAWDLIEGQEIQAQRQLTFMDDGVIDRKEKKEMKAAHRRQLESRGRGLAQIRAYRTAKWMTNGIKDRLPGKKKIREPTVATEAG; encoded by the exons ATGTCGGCAACGGAAGCACCTACCGCCCAGCCGccgggcgacgccgccgcccccagtGCCCCGTCAGTCCCGTCCAAGTCGGGCGGAGCGCATGGCGAGGCAGCCAGCGCTTCGACGCACCCGAGCCCGGCGCCCAAGACGCCGGAGCGGCGCTCAGCCccggcgcgcgactcgcTCTCCCCGCTGACGAcatcgacgtcggcgtcgaaaTCAAAGCCCATCACGCAGTTCCCCGAGCTGCCGGCTGCGCCGCCATCTTACCGCCTGGGCAACGGCTACTCTGCGGCCTTCAAGGTGCCCACCGTGGCCGCGTATCACGAGCAACAGAAGcagcacgaggccgacgcaGACGAGTATGCACGGATCATGGaggcgcgcgctgccgagctcggcgcgcgtgcggctgcagcaggaggaggaggcagcgacgagtcggccgcACCCTCCCGCGCGAGCCTCGACAGCTCGCACTCGCTCCGGCAGAGCACGGGGTCGGGGTCTCGCGACTCGTggctccgccgccggcgccgctcgagcgTCGGCCCGGTgtcgcccacctcggcgaagcaggagaaggagcggcTCATGCAGCAGATGAATGCTGCGCATG AAAAGCCGACAGACAGGCTCAAGAAGGCGCGCAagggcgagcgccgcgtacGCGACCCCATTACCGGGGGCGAGATCAtcgtcaaggacgccgacccGCGCGACTTTGACGTGACCAAGACGGCTACGCGGGGCGGGAATGTCCTGTACAATGCAtacccgccgcccagccccgtGAGCCAGGAGGAGATTGCCAACAAGTTCCAGCTGCTGCAGTATGCTGCGATTGGTGGCATGGCGGTGCTGTGGCTGTTCGTGGCGTTTGGCAGCGGCTTCCGCGCGTTCTTCTGGCGCTCGGTCGTGGTCGGCGCGTTTGGGTTCGCGTTCGTCACTGCCATCTCggtgctggggcgggggaTCGACCGCGACTTGGAAAAGGTGCGCGTCGAcctgtcgcgcgcgcgcggcgaggccttctcgccgcccATGCCGGAGAGTGTTGAATGGCTCAACGGGCTCATCAAGCTCGTGTGGGGCGTCATCGATCCGCAAATGttcgtgccgctcgccgatACCGTCGAGGATATTCTCCAGCAAAGTTTGCCCGgctttgtcgacgccgtgcgcaTCACGGACGTGGACCAGGGCTCCAACCCGCTGCGCCTGACGTCGATCCGCGCCCTGCCCGACATGCACACGGACCAAGAGTGGCCCCGCACCGAGTGGATCGACCAGGGCGCCGGGGAGCCCATGACCGACACGACCGGCaaggagatcaaggaggaCCAGACGGGCGACTACTACAATTTCGAGTGCTCGTTCAGCTACGCCGCCCTCCCGGGCCAGGGGGCGCAGGAGCGCGCAAAGAACATTCACATGCTTATCGAGTTCTTCTTGGGCGTGTACGACTGGTTCCACATCCCGATCCCTATCTGGATCCAGATCGAGGAgattgtcggcgtcgtccgcctGCGTGTCCAGTTCATTCCTGAGCCGCCGTACGTGCGCCTTGTTACCTTTGCGCTGTGCGGCGTACCCGCCATCGACGTCTCGGCTGTGCCGCTGTCGCGCCACCTGCCGTCGGTGCTCGACCTGCCGTTCATCTCGTCGTTCGTCAAGTCGGGCATTGCGGCCGGAACATCCGAGCTGTCGGTGCCCAAGAGCATGACGCTCAACCTCAAGGACATGCTCTCCGGcgcccaggtcggcgacaCGCGCTCGATCGGCGTGTTCGTCGTCAAGATCCACTACTGCGAGGGCCTTTCGGCCCAGGATAACAACGGGTTCTCGGACCCGTACATTGTGCTCGCGTACGCCAACTATGGGCGACCGCTGTACTCGACGCGCATTATCATGGAGGACCTGAACCCCGTGTTTGAGGAGACGGCCTTCTTGCCCCTGACTATGGACGAGGTGCGGGGCAAGGAGTCGGTTTGTCTCATGCTCTGGGACAGCGACAAGctgagcgccgacgacctcgtcggccgagtgcaggtcgaggtcgaggagctcatgAAGCACCCGAACCAGATGTTTGACCGCACCGACGGGCTCAAGGGCTTCGAGGACTCGAACGAGATGCCCGGCAAGCTCATGTGGTCGATCGGGTATTTTGAAAAAGCGCCGCTTGACCCGTCGCTCCAgcgtgcgccgacgcccgaggaggccaaggcgcagGTAGTcgagcgcacgccgacgtcaaAGGAGATGCACCCGTACGACGCCGCCCCCAACCCCGCCAAGGAagacctgccgccgcccgcgccagaCCTCACCAAGACGCGCCCCGACCCCAAGTGGCCCTCGGGCGTGCTGTCTATCGTCCTCCACCAGGTCAACAacctcgagcgccagcacctcgagggcaagagcggcaaggagcgcgaaGGCGAGGCGGGCCAGGACACGGACGATCCCTCGGAGCAGACGGAGAACCTGCCCTCGGGCTACGGCGAGTTTATTGTCAACGACGAGTTGATCTACAAGACGCGTGTCAAGCAGTACGCCATCAACCCGTACTTTGAGGCCGGTACCGAGGTATTTATCCGCGATTTCACGACCACAGAGGTCCGTGTGGTTATCCGCGACTCGCGtctgcgcgagcacgacccgatcctcggcgtcgtcaacGTCTTCCTCTCCGACATCTTTGCCGACTGCTCGAGCGTCACGCGCATGTTCTCCATCACGGACGGCGTGGGCTTTGGCAAGGCCAACATCAGCTTTGCGTTCCGCGGCATGCAGATGAGCATCGCGCCAGAGCTACGCGGGTGGGACACGGGTACGCTCGTAGTGTCCAACGCGCGCCTCAAGATCGACACGAAGAAGTTTGAAAagctcgacgtgcgcgagACTAGTCTCAAGCTTATCACTGCCGAAGTGACAGAGACAATGTCCAAGCGCCAGAgcgcggtcgagggcggcgacacggTCGTGTGGgacctcgagcaggtccATCTGCCCATCTATCACCGGTACCAGTCGAGCATTCTGTTCGAGTTTGGCAACACTGGCCTGCGCTCGCTCTTTGGCCTGCGGCAGCCGGGCGCGTTCAGCGTCTTCTGGATCcaggacattgtcgacgacacgccgaccGACATTGAGCTGCCCGTCATCGTGTCCAACCACACCAAGTGTCTCAAGTGGAACTACATCaacgacgagacggccaaGCACCACGAGTACGAGGTGATCGGCACGCTCAAAGTACGCATGGAGTACACTTCTGGCCTGGACAACAGCCACGAGAAGCTCCGTCTCGGCCAgtcgcgccggcacgccctcgaggcgTGGGACCTCATCGAGGGGCAGGAGATCCaggcccagcgccagctcacGTTCatggacgacggcgtcatcgaccgcaaggagaagaaggagatgaaggccgcccaccgccgccagctcgagtcgcgcggccgcggcctcgcccaGATCCGCGCGTACCGCACCGCCAAGTGGATGACCAACGGCATCAAGGACCGCCTCccgggcaagaagaagatTCGCGAGC CCAccgtcgcgaccgaggcTGGATAA
- the NSR1 gene encoding Nuclear localization sequence-binding protein: MAKSSKVAAPKVEKADKKSKKVEAVAPKVEKKEKKEKKSKKAPTPPPESESSSSESESDSESDSDSSSDDEEAKPAAAAKKEESSDSSDSDSDSSDDEEEAKPAAAAAKKAESSSDSDSESESEDKKDGSDSDSSSDSDSDDEEEEKPAAAATNGKRKAEEEPETEVTEKKAKVEDSEASTNVFVGGLSWNIDNDWLASEFESCGKVVGARVMIDRDSGRSRGFGYVEFEDEASATKALEFDGKEIDGRQVKVNFAQKREPNTQARAKAFNDKLSEPAATLWVGSLSFDITEDAVYEAFGEHGDVQSVRLPTDRETGAPKGFGYVQFAEVEQATAALNALNGQELAGRRLRVDYAPPKPDNGFGGDRNGGGRGGGRGGFGGRGGGRGGFGGDRGGGRGGGRGGFGGRGGGRGGGRGGFAPRGGARTGGIVQSQGSKVSFD, from the exons ATGGCCAAGTCATCCAAGGTTGCTGCCCCCAaggtcgagaaggccgacaAGAAGTccaagaaggtcgaggccgtcgcccccAAG gtcgagaagaaggagaagaaggagaagaagtcCAAGAAGGCTCCTACCCCCCCtcccgagtccgagtcgtcgtcgtccgagtccgagtctgACTCCGAGTCTGACTCTGACTCTTcttccgacgacgaggaggccaagcct gccgctgccgccaagaaggaggagtcTTCCGACTCGTCCGACTCTGACTCTGACTCgtctgacgacgaggaggaggccaagcccgccgccgcggccgccaagaaggccgagtcTTCGTCCGACTCTGactccgagtccgagtccgaggacaagaaggacggcTCCGACTCTGACTCTTCGTCCGACTCTGactctgacgacgaggaggaggagaagcccgccgccgccgccaccaacggcaagcgcaaggccgaggaggagcccgagaccgaggtcactgagaagaaggccaaggtcgaggactCTGAAGCCTCCACCAACGTCTTCGTCGGCGGTCTCTCGTGGAACATTGACAACGACTGGCTCGCCTCCGAGTTCGAGTCGtgcggcaaggtcgtcggcgcccgtgTCATGATCGACCGTGACTCTGGCCGCTCGCGCGGTTTCGGCTACGTCGAgttcgaggacgaggctTCGGCCACCAAGGCTCTCGAGTTTGACGGCAAGGAGATTGACGGCCGCCAGGTCAAGGTCAACTTTGCCCAGAAGCGCGAGCCCAACACCCAGGCCCGCGCCAAGGCCTTCAACGACAAGCTCtccgagcccgccgccaccctctGGGTCGGCTCGCTCTCGTTCGACATCACCGAGGACGCCGTCTACGAGGCCTTTGGCGAGCACGGTGACGTCCAGTCGGTCCGTCTCCCCACCGACCGCGAGACCGGTGCCCCCAAGGGCTTCGGCTACGTCCAGttcgccgaggtcgagcaggctACTGCCGCCCTCAACGCCCTCAACGGCCaggagctcgccggccgCAGGCTGCGCGTCGACTACGCTCCCCCCAAGCCCGACAACGGCTTTGGCGGTGACCGCAacggcggtggccgtggtggcggacgcggcggctttggcggccgtggcggtggccgtggcggctttggcggtgaccgtggtggtggccgtggcggtggccgtggtggctttggcggccgcggcggtggacgcggtggtggccgtggtggcttcgcccctcgcggcggcgcccgTACCGGCGGCATTGTTCAGTCTCAAGGCTCCAAGGTTTCCTTTGACTAG
- the amdS_2 gene encoding Acetamidase: protein MATGDDKQKTWQDVAAAKQAARDALIPDEWRLSKETLANLPKNVLDVPRQSGILTERELEITETTAPRLVEALVARKYTSVEVTTAFAKRAIIAQQLTNCLTEIFIEEGLAQAKAIDEEYAKTGKPKGPLHGLPISLKDCINVPGYDTTIGIVSFANKPKTEAEASELARILREAGAVFYVKTNVPTAMLAIETVNNVWGLTPNPYNTDYGSGGSSGGEGALLALRGAPLGVGTDIGGSIRVPAAVNGLYGLKAAGGRFISLGITAGLKGQESVKSTAGPMAPDLESLSLYSKVVIDAKPWELDPTTFPIPWRTIELPEKLAFGLIIDNGFVRPTPSVERVLRETKAALEAAGHKVIEYKPYDVEQANTLLLRLLGADGADGLYNLLRAGEYPEPWPPGFEVLEGIYNQYKDKPPKVGALWAAQADRNAYLRLLLKEWTNSKEVTGTGRPWDGVIAPTLPNPAHTHHKAFYSGYTNLWNVADFTGVTFPAGFSKSTDTKPADFTPRNDTEKKAWDDYNAEGLDGIPIGLQLLTTRHTEELGLKLTEVVVDALDKAK, encoded by the exons ATGGCcacgggcgacgacaagcaaAAGACATGGCAAGacgtggcggcggccaagcaggccgcgcgcgacgcgctcatTCCCGACGAGTGGCGCCTGTCCAAGGAGACGCTCGCCAACCTGCCCAAGaacgtcctcgacgtgcccCGTCAGAGCGGCATCCTCActgagcgcgagctcgagatcaccgagacgacggcgccgcgcctcgtcgaggcgctcgtcgcgcgcaagTACACGTCGGTCGAGGTGACCACCGCGTtcgccaagcgcgccatCATTGCCCAGCAGCTCACCAACTGCCTGACTGAGATCTTTatcgaggagggcctcgcgcaggccaaggccaTTGACGAGGAGTACGCCAAGACGGGCAAGCCCAAGGGCCCGCTCCACGGCCTCCCCATCTCGCTCAAGGACTGCATCAACGTGCCTGGGTACGACACGACGATTGGTATCGTCTCGTTCGCCAACAAGCCcaagaccgaggccgaggcaagcgagctcgcgcgcatcCTCCGCGAAGCTGGCGCCGTGTTCTACGTCAAGACCAATGTGCCGACTG CCATGCTCGCCATCGAGACGGTTAACAACGTGTGGGGCCTCACCCCGAACCCGTACAACACCGACtatggcagcggcggcagctctggcggcgagggcgcgctgctcgcgctccgcggTGCGCCCCTGGGTGTCGGCACCGACATTGGCGGCTCGATCCGCGTCCCGGCGGCTGTTAACGGCTTGTACGGCCTCAAGGCTGCCGGCGGTCGCTTCATCTCGCTGGGCATCACGGCCGGCCTCAAGGGACAGGAGAGTGTCAAGAGCACGGCTGGGCCAATGGCACCCGACCTCGAGTCTCTGTCGCTCTATTCCAAGGTCGTCATTGACGCCAAGCCGTGGGAACTTGACCCGACGACCTTCCCCATCCCGTGGCGTACGATCGAGCTGCCAGAGAAGCTCGCGTTTG GCCTCATCATCGACAACGGCTTTGTGCGTCCCACGCCGTCGGTTGAGCGCGTGCTGCGCGAGAccaaggcggcgctcgaggcggcggggcacAAGGTGATCGAGTACAAGCCCTACGACGTGGAGCAGGCCAACACGCTCCTTCTacgcctgctcggcgcggacggcgccgatggcCTGTACAACCTTCTCCGGGCGGGCGAGTACCCCGAGCCGTGGCCCCCGGGAttcgaggtgctcgagggcatcTACAACCAGTACAAGGACAAGCCGCCCAAGGTGGGCGCGCTGTGGGCTGCCCAGGCCGACCGCAACGCCTACCTCCGTCTGTTGCTCAAGGAGTGGACCAACTCCAAGGAGGTGACTGGGACCGGCCGCCCATGGGACGGAGTGATTGCGCCGACGCTCCCCAACCCCGCGCACACGCACCACAAGGCCTTCTACTCGGGATACACGAACCTGTGGAACGTCGCCGACTTTACCGGTGTCACCTTCCCCGCTGGCTTCTCAAAGAGCACCGATACCAAGCCCGCCGACTTTACGCCGCGCAACGACACGGAGAAGAAGGCGTGGGATGACT ACAATGCCGAGGGTCTCGACGGTATCCCCATTGGCTTGCAGCTGCTTACTACGCGCCACACGGAGGAGCTGGGCCTCAAGCTGACCGAGGTGGTTGTGGACGCGTTGGACAAGGCCaagtag
- the idh2 gene encoding Isocitrate dehydrogenase [NAD] subunit 2, mitochondrial, translating to MFLRAANRSIASSVRSAQAARGYASVTSTFAGKKDASGNYTVTLIPGDGIGPEIAESVKDIFKAAKAPIQWEEVDVTPILKDGKTVIPDDAIASVKKNTVALKGPLATPIGKGHVSLNLTLRRTFSLFANVRPCVSIPGYKTAYDNVNTVLIRENTEGEYSGIEHVIVPGVVQSIKLITYEASERVARYAFHYAQESGRNKVTAVHKANIMKMSDGMFLTACRAVAKEYPNVAYDEDLLDRICLRITQDPTPYNDRVMVMPNLYGDILSDLSAGLIGGLGLTPSGNIGRDASIFEAVHGSAPDIAGKGLANPTALLLSSLMLLRHMGLPEIADRIEKASLTTIAEGKHITGDLGGKAGTKEYTDAIIAKL from the exons atgtTCCTCCGTGCCGCCAACCGCAGCATTGCCTCGTCGGTCCGCTCTGCCCAG GCGGCTCGCGGCTACGCCTCGGTCACCTCGACCTTTGCCGGCAAGAAGGATGCCAGC GGCAACTACACTGTCACTCTTATCCCCGGTGACG gtATCGGCCCCGAGATCGCAGAGTCGGTCAAGGACATcttcaaggccgccaaggccccCATCCagtgggaggaggtcgacgttACCCCCAtcctcaaggacggcaagacTGTCATCCCCGACGACGCCATCGCTTCGGTCAAGAAGAACACTGTCGCCCTCAAGGGCCCTCTTGCTACCCCTA TCGGCAAGGGACACGTTTCCCTCAACCTCACCCTCCGCCGCACCTTCTCCCTCTTCGCCAACGTTCGTCCTTGTGTCTCCATCCCCGGCTACAAGACCGCCTACGACAACGTCAACACTGTCCTCATCCGTGAGAACACTGAGGGCGAGTACTCTGGTATCGAGCACGTTATCGTCCCCGGCGTCGTCCAGTCGATCAAGCTCATCACCTACGAGGCCTCGGAGCGTGTCGCCCGCTACGCCTTCCACTACGCCCAGGAGTCTGGCCGTAACAAGGTCACGGCCGTCCACAAGGCCAACATTATGAAGATGTCGGACGGCATGTTCCTCACTgcctgccgcgccgtcgccaaggagTACCCCAACGTCgcgtacgacgaggacctcctcgaccgtaTCTGCCTGCGCATCACCCAGGACCCCACCCCTTACAACGACCGTGTCATGGTCATGCCCAACCTTTACGGTGACATTCTTTCCGACCTTTCCGCCGGTCTCATTGGCGGTCTCGGCCTCACCCCCTCGGGCAACATTGGCCGCGACGCCTCCATCTTCGAGGCCGTCCACGGCTCCGCCCCCGACATTGCCGGCAAGGGCCTCGCCAACCCTAccgctctcctcctctctTCTCTCATGCTCCTCCGCCACATGGGTCTCCCCGAGATTGCCGACCGCATCGAGAAGGCTTCGCTCACGACCATTGCCGAGGGCAAGCACATTACCGGTGACCTTGGCGGCAAGGCCGGCACCAAGGAGTACACCGACGCCATCATTGCCAAGCTTTAA
- the fabG_10 gene encoding 3-oxoacyl-[acyl-carrier-protein] reductase FabG, whose protein sequence is MTSANTLQGKVAIVTGGASGIGLEVVKQLLSLGANVTVVDLSPASLAAAVAGLDAGDRVLSVQGDTTLEATSERVTAETLARWGRVDYAVLAAGTAWPTARSFLDTSEKEWDFIMGVNAKGVFFGMKHALKGMLASPGGGADCAVVAIASTAGLEGVAGHADYAASKFAVRGLVANAAAEFGPKGVRVNAVCPGFTDTPLTAGRTVMGEAAKARSSLKRSGRPEEIADACVFLLSPQSSFVTGISMRVDGGCAKFM, encoded by the exons ATGACGAGCGCAAACACACTGCAGGGCAAAGTCGCCATCGTgaccggcggcgcgagcggcatcGGGCTCGAAGTGGTGAAGCAGCTGCTCTCCCTCGGCGCGAACGTGACCGTAGTCGACCtctcccccgcctcgcttgccgccgccgtcgccggcctggACGCAGGCGACCGGGTCCTCTCGGTCCAGGGGGACACGACGCTCGAAGCGACGTCGGAGCGCGTCACCGCCGAGACACTTGCGCGCTGGGGACGCGTCGACTatgccgtcctcgccgccggcacggcgTGGCCCACCGCCCGCAGCTTCCTCGATACGAGCGAGAAGGAGTGGGACTTTATCATGGGCGTGAACGCCAAGGGCG TCTTCTTCGGCATGAAGcacgcgctcaagggcatGCTCGCGTCccctggcggcggcgcagactGCGCGGTGGTTGCCATCGCTAGCACGGCCGGGCTGGAGGGCGTGGCTGGCCACGCAGACTACGCCGCGAGCAAGTTTGCCGTGCGTGGGCTTGTTGCGAACGCCGCGGCAGAGTTTGGCCCCAAGGGCGTGCGTGTGAATGCCGTGTGTCCGGGAT tcACCGATACGCCGCTCACCGCGGGCCGCACCGTcatgggcgaggcggccaaggcgcgctcgtcgctcaaGCGTAGTGGCCGCcccgaggagattgccgacGCCTGCGTCTTCCTGCTTTCCCCGCAAAGCAGCTTTGTCACTGGTATCTCTatgcgcgtcgacggcgggtgCGCCAAGTTTATGTAG
- the yfmJ_2 gene encoding Putative NADP-dependent oxidoreductase YfmJ gives MSIPTTTQAITLTAPVRGEVTPSTFELKTLPLPALKAGQVLLRLEAFSHEPALRHWIDAETDPKRLYVPPVLAGEVVRSPSIGTVIASNSDKWAVGQRVAALAGWAEHAVVDDAMVSGEAVSLPDSDLHSLDVLGWVGLTAYFGLFKAGRPIKQGMTVVVSGAAGGVGSVVVQIAKHVLGARVVGIAGGEDKCAWVRSLGADEAVDYKSPTFAADLAAALPDYADVFFDNVGGAVLDAMLALVKRHGQILMCGAMDQYNGGDLRLTNWSQVLFNRIDIQGFLFLDYADSTAEAVENLAKWVAEGKIDGPKAHTVVENKLEEVPATWQRLYSGDSRGKLISKLA, from the coding sequence ATGTccatccccaccaccacccaggcAATCACGCTCACCGCCCCcgtccgcggcgaggtcaCGCCCTCGACCTTCGAGCTCAAGACGCTCCCACTCCCCGCCTTGAAGGCCGGCCaggtcctcctccgcctcgaggcgtTCAGCCACGAGCCGGCCCTCCGCCACTggatcgacgccgagacggacCCGAAGCGGCTGTACGTCCCGCCCGTGctcgcgggcgaggtcgtgcgctCGCCGTCTATCGGCACCGTCATCGCGTCCAACAGCGACAAGTGGGCCgtcggccagcgcgtcgccgcgctcgccggctgGGCAGAGCACgccgttgtcgacgacgccatgGTGTCGGGCGAGGCCGTGTCCCTCCCCGACTCGGACCTgcactcgctcgacgtcctcggctgGGTCGGCCTCACGGCCTACTTTGGCCTCTTCAAGGCCGGCCGCCCGATCAAGCAGGGCATGACCGTCGTCGTgtccggcgcggcggggggcgtCGGCTCCGTCGTGGTCCAGATCGCCAAGCACGTcctgggcgcgcgcgtggtgggCATCGCTGGCGGTGAGGACAAGTGTGCTTGGGTGCGCAGCCTCGGTGCGGACGAAGCCGTCGACTACAAGTCGCCCACGTtcgcggccgacctcgccgccgcgctgcccgacTACGCCGACGTGTTCttcgacaatgtcggcggcgccgtcctcgacgccatgctcgccctcgtcaagCGCCACGGCCAGATCCTCATGTGCGGCGCCATGGACCAGTacaacggcggcgacctccGCCTGACCAACTGGAGCCAGGTGCTCTTCAACCGTATCGACATCCAGggcttcctcttcctcgactatgccgactcgacggccgaggcggtcgagaaCCTCGCCAAGTGGGTCGCTGAGGGCAAGATTGACGGGCCCAAGGCGCACACCGTGGTCGAGAACAAGCTTGAGGAGGTGCCTGCGACGTGGCAGCGCCTCTACTCGGGCGACTCGCGCGGCAAGCTCATCTCCAAGCTTGCGTAG